The Marivivens sp. LCG002 genome contains a region encoding:
- a CDS encoding fumarylacetoacetate hydrolase family protein, with amino-acid sequence MKLLRFGPKGQEKPGLLGSDGKVRDLSGVVPDFEGANISLEAIARIRALDESTLPVVENIDRYGSCVARVPNFFCIGLNYAKHAAESGMAVPAEPIMFNKATSALCGPNDDVIIPRNSEKSDWEVELGVVIGKTALYVSEEDALDYVAGYCVINDMSERAFQIERGGQWVKGKSAPTFGPTGPYLVTADEIPDPQVLDLKLSLNGEVVQDSNTNDMIFTVRQIISYMSQFMELQPGDIIATGTPSGVGMGMKPQRFLKPGDVMELEIEGLGHQRQTAVAAK; translated from the coding sequence ATGAAACTCCTTCGTTTCGGCCCCAAGGGTCAGGAAAAGCCGGGACTGCTCGGCTCGGACGGAAAAGTGCGCGATCTTTCGGGTGTCGTGCCCGATTTCGAGGGCGCGAATATCTCGCTCGAGGCGATTGCACGGATCCGCGCGCTTGATGAAAGCACCCTGCCCGTTGTCGAGAATATCGACCGTTACGGAAGCTGCGTTGCCCGCGTTCCGAACTTTTTCTGCATTGGTTTGAACTATGCCAAACACGCCGCCGAAAGCGGCATGGCGGTGCCTGCGGAACCCATCATGTTCAACAAGGCGACTTCGGCGCTCTGTGGTCCCAATGACGACGTGATCATCCCGCGCAATTCGGAAAAGTCCGACTGGGAGGTCGAGCTTGGTGTCGTGATCGGCAAGACCGCGCTCTATGTGAGCGAAGAGGACGCTCTCGATTACGTGGCGGGGTATTGCGTCATCAACGATATGTCCGAACGGGCGTTCCAGATCGAACGCGGCGGCCAGTGGGTCAAGGGCAAGTCGGCGCCGACCTTTGGTCCGACGGGTCCCTATCTTGTCACGGCGGATGAAATCCCCGATCCGCAGGTGCTTGATCTTAAACTTTCTCTTAACGGTGAGGTGGTTCAGGACTCGAACACCAACGACATGATTTTCACCGTGCGCCAGATCATTTCCTACATGAGCCAGTTCATGGAATTGCAGCCCGGTGACATCATCGCGACAGGCACTCCGTCGGGCGTTGGCATGGGCATGAAGCCGCAGCGCTTCCTCAAGCCCGGGGATGTGATGGAGCTCGAGATCGAAGGTCTCGGCCACCAGCGCCAGACCGCTGTCGCGGCCAAGTAA
- a CDS encoding LysR substrate-binding domain-containing protein: protein MSRTVNLNAFLYFESVARRGTITRAAEELCVSPSAVSQQIKLLEQQLGVKLFRRDGRAVRLTFEGNQLFQTSSSAIRALLEAQRDLGRVHEPLRLNLRVTPSFGVRWLGPRLADFLDKHPTLELHVDAAPDPSDFDRETIELDIRYGIGMWPGYHAQPILSDHILPLCSPDYFRQLKGNTAQEMIDKARLIDSARAICRWDDWCKQSKLPVSPKSQSILMDRSSMAIQLALDGAGIVLESLALTAQEVAEGRLVPVFPDLPVLRFPAYWAICPARNLQRRPVRSFLGWVEQQVVDHNADVEAIVSRHSLKVTDLDLASG, encoded by the coding sequence ATGTCACGCACTGTGAACCTGAACGCCTTTCTCTATTTTGAGTCGGTGGCGCGGCGGGGCACGATCACCCGCGCCGCCGAAGAGCTTTGCGTTTCACCCTCGGCGGTCAGCCAACAGATCAAACTTCTGGAGCAGCAGCTCGGGGTGAAGCTCTTTCGCCGTGACGGGCGGGCGGTGCGGCTTACCTTCGAGGGGAACCAGCTTTTCCAGACGTCTTCGTCGGCGATCCGTGCCCTGTTGGAGGCGCAGCGCGATCTGGGCCGTGTGCACGAACCGCTCAGGCTCAATCTTCGGGTCACGCCGAGTTTCGGCGTGCGCTGGCTCGGCCCGCGTCTGGCCGATTTTCTCGACAAGCATCCGACGCTCGAACTCCATGTGGATGCCGCGCCCGATCCTTCGGACTTTGACCGCGAGACGATCGAGCTTGATATCCGCTATGGTATCGGGATGTGGCCGGGCTATCACGCGCAGCCGATCCTGTCGGATCACATCCTGCCGCTTTGTAGCCCCGATTACTTCCGTCAGCTCAAGGGGAATACAGCCCAGGAGATGATCGACAAGGCGCGGCTGATCGACAGCGCAAGGGCCATCTGTCGTTGGGACGATTGGTGCAAGCAGAGCAAACTTCCCGTTTCGCCCAAGAGCCAGTCCATTTTGATGGATCGGTCCAGTATGGCGATCCAACTGGCCCTCGACGGGGCGGGTATCGTGCTCGAGTCGCTGGCCCTGACGGCGCAAGAGGTCGCAGAGGGACGGCTTGTGCCTGTGTTCCCAGATCTGCCTGTGCTGCGGTTCCCTGCCTATTGGGCGATCTGTCCCGCACGAAATCTCCAACGACGGCCCGTCCGCTCGTTCCTCGGTTGGGTCGAGCAACAGGTCGTCGATCATAATGCCGATGTAGAGGCGATCGTCTCTCGTCACAGCCTGAAGGTTACGGATCTGGATCTTGCCTCGGGATAA